A genome region from Erigeron canadensis isolate Cc75 chromosome 3, C_canadensis_v1, whole genome shotgun sequence includes the following:
- the LOC122593942 gene encoding protein LURP-one-related 10-like translates to MDQRRSFPVSVIGYEFMAPYEFDLIVDTNSGGNIIITDINHNILLQVKPCDTMLHHQRMLLDADGRPIVRLREKIMTTHNRWKAYRGDSTSSSSKLFSTKEPNMIQFKTGLHVFLANKKSGKDVCDFKIEGSWSKRKCKISSMGDSKSSTTIAQMHKFQKSKKDKFDKGKFLVTIYPNVDYAFVVTLIAIIDAMKNIDKEVTASATEMFATMASGGLA, encoded by the exons ATGGACCAACGAAGATCTTTTCCAGTTTCTGTTATAGGGTATGAGTTTATGGCACCATATGAGTTTGATCTAATAGTTGACACCAATTCAGGTGGAAACATTATCATCACTGATATCAACCATAATATACTACTCCAAGTAAAGCCATGTGACACAATGTTACATCATCAGCGTATGCTCCTCGATGCCGATGGCCGACCCATCGTTAGGCTTCGGGAGAAG ataATGACTACACATAATAGATGGAAAGCATATAGAGGTGACAGTACATCCAGTTCGAGCAAGCTATTCAGCACAAAAGAACCAAACATGATTCAGTTTAAGACCGGTTTGCACGTATTCTTGGCAAACAAAAAGAGTGGGAAGGATGTTTGTGATTTCAAGATAGAAGGAAGCTGGTCCAAACGAAAGTGCAAAATATCATCTATGGGAGATTCTAAATCTTCAACCACAATAGCACAA ATgcataaatttcaaaaatcgaaGAAAGACAAGTTTGATAAGGGCAAATTCTTGGTGACTATTTATCCTAATGTGGACTATGCGTTCGTTGTCACACTTATTGCTATTATCGATGCTATGAAAAACATAGATAAGGAAGTTACTGCATCTGCCACTGAAATGTTTGCAACAATGGCTTCTGGGGGTTTGGCTTAA
- the LOC122591695 gene encoding uncharacterized protein LOC122591695, with protein sequence MDLVEAGELRSMQLNELDELRLYAYDNSLLYKERTKVWHDRRLRTKDFKVGDKVLLFLSKYKFKQPKLTSRWTGPFVIKHVYPSGYVELFKSDGTSFIVNGHRLKFYHEEEEIVGVVVDELPFFDMKQ encoded by the coding sequence ATGGACCTAGTCGAGGCTGGTGAGTTGAGATCTATGCAATtaaatgaactagatgaactCAGGTTGTATGCTTATGATAACTCCTTGTTGTACAAGGAACGAACTAAAGTGTGGCATGACCGTAGGCTTAGAACGAAGGATTTTAAAGTAGGAGATAAGGTTTTGTTGTTCCTTTCTAAGTACAAGTTCAAGCAACCCAAGTTGACATCTAGGTGGACCGGCCCCTTTGTGATCAAACATGTCTATCCATCTGGTTAtgtggaattgtttaaatcggatGGCACTTCTTTTATTGTCAATGGTCACAGGTTAAAGTTTTACCATGAGGAGGAAGAAATTGTGGGAGTCGTCGTTGACGAGCTTCCCTTTTTCGACATGAAGCAATGA